One Rhipicephalus microplus isolate Deutch F79 chromosome 4, USDA_Rmic, whole genome shotgun sequence genomic window carries:
- the LOC119171773 gene encoding uncharacterized protein LOC119171773, whose amino-acid sequence MTVMEVCLLATVLAAAVFLAAADDFPQVRIDSGLVVGTRVPADGIEVDAFLGIPYAEPPIGELRFRRPRPVPSWEGTYNATTKPRACRQVPFDLLGPLALDYSGASEDCLYANVWRPARRQKSAASREGDTHRNALLPTVVFIHGGAFQWGDSALFLYDPANFVALTGDVVFVTFNYRVSMFGFLDTEDPKRESGGNLGLWDQNLLLKWVQSNVAYFGGDPKRVTLWGQSAGAMSVALHAQSPHSTGLFQKAILQSGAPFSLVLNRVFNPRGNFKSMVWKLRCYNATKESAGDTLSDVMRCLRRAEASSVIENIESTPILKRWFVPIESDSFFPGPFMSPSSWKPFGVRDVLVGTTANEGTMFYNMVLSAYPGLSDAQPEEYRILATAALSRMFGMPLSKARSLADFYFGKDDAGRNYEEARDTIAELVGDAFMDCPTELFAQSAAENGVRVYRYLFAHKASHSFVPAWMGVAHAADLLYTLGSLPFMKDEGRYTEPLGNIGKRFLQTQDYTKEEEKLMRELVHAFAQFIRKDKPDLATAGLEWPAYTAEDRRLIAVNSRNYSIVKTSKSDICDLWKKAIVTSEKSTEIPAVAPAPGQPENSLPSKKKGSEVTYSTSGSSIPMPWELFTVFIAFQPRLPCFGKLSALWEIHKKHFRSQRDPTPGLVTIAQEALSCRLRTSPPVYDRSSTAVIMRTAGVGPSLHWLHLCSALRMVFSAVLLIICLFRECATGTEAPVAITDTGNVTGVRIEIGGRKIDAFLGIPYAEPPIGELRFQKPRPANAWNGTYQATQKPTPCKQLLLPIFAGITLNYSSASEDCLYLNVWRPASACETAESCEQNLPVVVFLDGNVFQWADSSLFVNDPANFVALTDVVFVTLNYRVSIFGFLSLEDSDIPGNMGLWDQNLALQWVQANIKNFGGDPNNVTLSGQSAGAASVGLHAISPHSNNLFKRVVMQSGSPLSLVIGLFFKGVGKFTTITGNLGCYDLKRTLDEQKKDILSCLRKKEAARIVDDVQRVDFIKQMFAPIDRDDFLPSRVLSVDAYNNLSTTEILLGTVKNEGHVFLSHLKNAFPRFGELILSEYRLVAILVMSQMLDIPVWQSRMIATQYFGGPDEKRKAPEEIEAVFAEMFGDAIFYCPSQIMADILTQHQDVNVYRYVFVHRPSYSLWPESFGVAHSDDLPYTMGSLLFVNDTTRITAPFGPKGKEALSSASYTTDEKSFMEEIVTAWGTFYTDGKPKVPLTGGKWPRYTFEEPWVIYLEPNNYTTIVEPKRKICEVWKPVLLRESKPEDRSFFQEEDSTKEETETNEVDNTGQIATSPSTFLCSALILFISFAGLTLC is encoded by the exons ATGACCGTTATGGAAGTGTGCCTTCTGGCCACTGTGCTGGCCGCCGCTGTTTTTCTCGCCGCTGCGGACGATTTTCCTCAAGTGCGAATTGACTCCGGATTAGTTGTGGGCACGAGAGTGCCAGCTGATGGAATAGAGGTGGACGCTTTCCTCGGAATACCGTACGCGGAGCCTCCAATAGGCGAGCTTCGTTTTAGGAGACCTCGACCCGTTCCGTCGTGGGAAGGCACTTACAACGCGACAACAAAGCCCCGCGCCTGCCGGCAGGTGCCATTCGACTTGCTCGGTCCCCTGGCGCTTGACTATTCAGGTGCGTCAGAGGACTGCCTGTACGCGAACGTGTGGCGGCCAGCCAGGCGCCAGAAGAGCGCTGCGTCGCGGGAAGGTGACACCCACCGCAACGCGCTTCTTCCCACGGTTGTTTTCATCCACGGGGGTGCATTCCAGTGGGGTGACTCGGCGCTGTTCCTCTACGACCCGGCAAACTTTGTCGCCCTCACGGGTGACGTCGTATTTGTGACGTTCAATTACAGGGTCAGCATGTTCGGCTTCTTGGACACTGAGGATCCCAAGCGAGAGTCTGGAGGCAACCTGGGCTTATGGGACCAAAACCTCTTGCTCAAGTGGGTACAAAGCAATGTCGCCTACTTCGGAGGCGATCCCAAGCGAGTAACCCTGTGGGGCCAGAGCGCTGGTGCCATGTCAGTAGCACTGCATGCGCAGTCTCCTCACAGCACAGGTCTTTTCCAGAAGGCTATATTGCAGAGTGGAGCTCCGTTTTCCCTGGTCCTGAACAGAGTCTTCAACCCGCGGGGAAACTTTAAGAGTATGGTGTGGAAGTTGCGCTGCTACAACGCTACCAAAGAAAGTGCAGGCGACACGTTAAGTGATGTGATGCGCTGTCTCCGAAGAGCTGAAGCGTCAAGTGTGATCGAAAATATAGAGTCGACGCCGATTCTGAAGCGGTGGTTCGTTCCTATTGAAAGCGACTCTTTCTTTCCTGGACCATTCATGTCGCCGAGCTCGTGGAAACCATTCGGAGTTCGGGATGTTTTGGTTGGCACAACGGCGAACGAAGGCACCATGTTCTACAACATGGTACTCAGCGCATATCCAGGACTTTCAGATGCTCAGCCCGAAGAGTACAGAATACTGGCAACCGCCGCACTTTCGCGGATGTTCGGGATGCCGTTATCCAAAGCGCGGTCGCTCGCGGATTTCTATTTCGGCAAGGACGATGCCGGTCGTAACTACGAAGAAGCCAGGGACACAATAGCCGAGCTCGTCGGGGACGCATTCATGGACTGCCCGACCGAGCTGTTCGCTCAGTCAGCCGCGGAGAACGGTGTTCGTGTTTACCGGTACTTATTCGCTCACAAGGCTTCCCACAGCTTCGTGCCAGCGTGGATGGGCGTGGCGCACGCTGCGGACCTGCTGTACACGCTGGGATCACTGCCATTCATGAAGGACGAAGGTCGCTACACGGAACCCTTAGGCAATATCGGAAAGAGGTTCCTGCAGACACAGGACTACACGAAGGAAGAAGAAAAGCTGATGAGGGAGTTGGTCCATGCTTTCGCCCAATTTATACGGAAGGA CAAACCAGACCTTGCTACGGCAGGCTTGGAGTGGCCGGCATACACGGCGGAAGATCGTCGACTCATCGCTGTGAACTCGCGCAATTACTCCATTGTTAAAACGTCGAAAAGTGATATTTGCGATCTGTGGAAGAAGGCCATCGTAACAAG TGAAAAAAGCACCGAAATTCCGGCTGTGGCACCAGCTCCAGGACAGCCGGAGAATTCTCTGCCTTCAAAGAAGAAGGGGTCAGAAGTGACGTATTCCACATCAGGATCATCTATTCCAATGCCCTGGGAGCTGTTCACTGTTTTTATTGCATTTC AACCACGACTTCCTTGTTTTGGCAAATTGTCAGCACTATGGGAGATTCACAAGAAACATTTTCGTTCCCAACGGGACCCTACACCTGGGCTTGTCACAATCGCGCAAGAGGCGCTCAGTTGCAGACTACGTACGTCGCCACCAGTGTACGATCGATCGAGTACAGCTGTCATCATGCGAACGGCTGGCGTTGGGCCGTCCTTACACTGGCTGCATTTGTGCAGTGCGCTACGCATGGTGTTCTCGGCAGTGTTGTTAATCATCTGTTTGTTCCGCGAATGTGCAACGGGAACTGAAGCACCAGTGGCCATCACCGACACTGGAAACGTAACTGGAGTGCGTATTGAGATAGGTGGCCGGAAAATTGATGCATTTCTCGGAATACCCTACGCCGAACCGCCGATTGGAGAACTTAGATTTCAAAAACCGCGTCCCGCAAATGCGTGGAATGGAACCTACCAGGCGACTCAGAAGCCAACGCCTTGCAAACAGCTACTTCTACCCATTTTTGCCGGTATAACGCTGAATTACTCAAGCGCCTCGGAAGATTGCTTGTACCTCAATGTGTGGCGACCAGCGTCCGCTTGTGAGACAGCGGAATCCTGCGAACAAAATTTACCGGTGGTGGTGTTTCTTGACGGCAACGTGTTTCAGTGGGCCGACTCCTCGCTCTTTGTAAACGACCCGGCGAATTTCGTGGCTTTGACTGACGTGGTGTTTGTGACGCTCAACTACAGAGTTAGCATATTTGGCTTCCTCTCCTTAGAAGACTCGGATATCCCCGGTAATATGGGTCTTTGGGACCAGAACCTGGCTCTCCAGTGGGTGCAGGCGAACATCAAGAACTTCGGAGGTGACCCAAATAATGTAACGCTGAGTGGACAGAGTGCAGGCGCAGCATCTGTTGGACTGCATGCGATTTCGCCCCACAGCAACAACTTATTCAAAAGGGTCGTCATGCAAAGCGgaagcccattgtctctcgtgaTAGGCCTGTTTTTCAAGGGAGTCGGGAAGTTTACCACTATAACCGGAAATCTCGGTTGTTACGACTTGAAAAGGACGCTGGACGAACAGAAGAAAGACATTCTGAGTTGTCTTCGGAAAAAAGAAGCCGCACGTATCGTTGACGATGTCCAGAGGGTCGATTTCATCAAGCAAATGTTCGCTCCAATCGACAGAGATGACTTCTTGCCTTCGAGGGTCTTATCTGTAGACGCTTACAACAACCTTAGCACGACCGAAATATTGTTGGGCACCGTCAAGAATGAAGGACACGTGTTTCTCAGCCACCTCAAGAACGCCTTCCCGCGATTCGGAGAGTTGATCTTATCCGAATACAGACTGGTAGCCATCTTGGTCATGTCACAGATGCTGGACATTCCCGTATGGCAAAGTCGCATGATTGCGACACAATATTTCGGTGGTCCCGACGAAAAACGCAAGGCGCCCGAGGAAATAGAAGCCGTCTTCGCGGAAATGTTCGGTGATGCCATATTCTACTGCCCCTCGCAAATCATGGCGGACATCTTGACTCAACATCAGGACGTCAATGTTTATCGATACGTGTTCGTACATCGTCCTTCGTACAGCCTTTGGCCCGAATCGTTTGGCGTGGCTCACAGTGATGACCTTCCCTACACCATGGGATCCCTACTGTTTGTCAACGACACGACTCGGATCACGGCTCCGTTCGGACCGAAAGGTAAAGAGGCACTTTCTTCTGCGAGCTACACCACGGACGAAAAAAGCTTCATGGAAGAAATCGTCACTGCTTGGGGAACTTTCTACACAGACGG